The genomic window GCCCCGCGGCTGCACCGGAGGCGCCCGGAGGCCGACCTGGTGTCCCGACCGCCGCGCGGCCCTGTCGCGTGCTCGTCGAGGAGGCACCGTTGTCACTCCGAGGTCCCACCAAGTGCCTGGCCGCGGGCGCGGCCACCGCCGGCCTGCTCCTCGCCGAGGCCGCGCCCGCCTGGGCCACCAGCCACAGCGTGCGCACCTGGGCCAACGGCGGCCACGTGCTGCAGGGCAGCGGGTCCGAGTACGAGGGGAGCGGGTCCACCGCCGGCCTCGAGTACTGGTACGACCTCCGCACGAGCGAGTCCACCCAGTGGTGGGACACGGTCTGCAACTACCAGTCGTACCTGGCCGAGATCGGCCCCAGCGGCTCCGTCTACTTCACGCAGTACTCGAGCCGGCACAGCGGCTGCACCCTGCTGTTCGGCCTGTTCCACTGGCCGAACTGGGAGTCCTGGTACCTGGAGGACACGAAGTTCCGCTGCAAGTGGGACTCGGACGAGACCGTCAACGGCGCCTGGCAGGTCATCGGCGACCTGCGCGACTGAGGAGACCCCGATGACCAGACGAACCCTCCTGTTCCTCGTCGGCGCCGTGCCCGTCGTGGCCCTCGCCGCCCTCGTGCTGGCCGGCGGCCCGGCCAGCAGCGACCGCCTCGTGGAGCGCTTCGACGCCCACGTGGGCGAGGCCGCCCCGGCGGACGTCACGCTCGCCGACTACCGCGCCGCCGCCGACCGGGCCGTCGACTGCGTCGGCACCCGGCTGCGGGCCGAGGCCCGGCGCCGCTTCCCGGACGGCTCGGTCACCGTCGTCGTCGGCCAGCCCCGGCTGTCGGCGGACGGCTACGCCATCACCTACGACTACGGCTTCCGCTTCGCCGGCGGGGCCGACCCCTCGGCGCTCCCGCCGTCGCTCGCCGACGTCCCCGGCCGCATCGACGCCGGGTGCCAGGCCGAGCACCTGTCGGCGACGGAGGCCGCCTACCAGCGGGGCCGGTTGGCCGACGGCGACTACGTGCGGAAGGTCGACGCCGGGTTCCGCGCCTGCCTCGCCGACGGCGGGGTGGCCGTGGCGCCGGACGCCGACGCCCACGAGGCGCTCGCCGACCTGGTGGAGGGCGGCGACGGCCTGCCGCCGGCCGCCGTCGGCTGCGTCGAGCGGTTCCCCGCGGTCACCGGTGTGCCCGGCGCCTGACGCCGTGCGCGTCGACGGCACCGTGCTCCGGCGGGGCGCGCACGTCGAGCTGCTGGCACTGGTCCCCCACCTGTACCGGCCGCTCCACGAGGCGCTGTGCGTCCCCGAGGTCGCCGACACCTGGCGGCCTCGGGGGCGCCTGGTCCCGAGCTACGAATGGGAGCGCTTCCTGCTCGACGGGCTGCACCTCGGCGCGGTCGTGCGGTCGGCGTCGACCCACGAGCTCGTCGGCCTCGTGGAGCTGCGGGACCTCCAGCCCATCGACCGCCACGCCTACCTCGACGCCGCCGCCGTCCGCGGCCACCAGGGCTCGGGCCTCCTCGCCGAGGGCGTGGTCCTCTTCCTCGACGAGGTGTTCGCCCGGGGCGAGGCCTGGAAGGTCTACCTGCTCCTCGGCGAGGGCTCGCGGGAGCGGGTGGGGTCGGCGCTCGGCGACCTGCTCACCGTCGAGGCCGTGCTGCGGGGCCACGTCGTGCTCCAGGGTCGGCGGCAGGACGTGACGGTGGCGTCGGTGACCGCGGACGAGTACGGCGAGCGGCTCGCCCGCCGTCCCGACCTGGCCGCCCTGTCGCCGTCGGGGTGGCGGACGGTCGCCGCACCGGCCGGCGGGGCGGGCCGACCGCTCGTCGCCGTCCTCGCCGACCTCAGCGGGCGGGACCCGGCGGACGTCGCGCCCGACGCCCCGCTCAGGGCGCTCGCCGTCGACTCCCTCGCCGCCCTCGAGCTCCTCGTCGCCGTGGAGGCGGCGGCGGGCCGCCCCGTCCCCGACGACCTGTTGGGTACCGTTGACACCGTCGGCGAGCTGCTCGGCTGGGTGGAGGCGCTGCGATGACGAGGCGGGGTGGGTCGGGGCGGGCGCCGGTGGCGGACGCCGGGTACGCGGGTCGCGAGACGGGCGGGCCGTCGCTCGGGGCCGAGCGCGCCGCGGACCGGGGCGGCGGCGCCATCGCCGTCGGCTGGCGGGCCGTGGCGAGCGTGGCGGCGCTGGTCGTCGGCGGGCTGGCCGGCGCGCAGGCCGCCGAACCGCTGGCGGGGTGGGCGGGGGCGGCCGCCTACCTCGCCGCGGGCACGGGCGCCGGCGTCCTCGCCTACCTGGGCGCCGAGCGTCTCGTGCCCCGGCGGTCCTGACCCCCGGGGCCTCCGGGCGTCCGGCCCGCCGGCCTACAGGCCGCAGAGGCGCCGCCAGCCCCTCGGCACCCGGCGGCCGACGGCGCCGGCGTCCTGCAGCGCCTTCAGCACCGGCCGGGTCGCGTCGTGGCGCAGCTGCACCCGGGGCCCCGCCGTCAGGGTCGCCCGCCACGTCGCCCGGCCGGGCAGGCCGGCGGCCGCGTACACGCCCGGGTGGGTGAGGGTGGCGAACATGATCCCGATCATGACGGGGGCGGCGTGGCGGGTGAGCCACCGGTCGAGCGGGCGGGCCCGCTCCCACACCTCGGGGAGCACGGCCCGGGCGAAGGACATGTGCCGGGCCTCCTCCTGGCGGTGGTACGTGTTCACCGCCCGGACGAACGGGTCCGTGTCGGGGTGCTCCGACGCCCGCTTCTGGATGAGGTCCGGGATCTCCTCGCCGGCGAGCACCATCGTGTAGAGCATCGCCGGGTGGCGGACGACGAGCCGGATGGCCCGCCGCATCACCTGCGCGAACAGGCCGTCGGCGAACGGGTTCCTGGCCCGGGGCTCGAGTTGCTCGACCTGGTCGAGCAGGCGGACGAACAGCCGGGAGTGGCGGGTCTCCTCGCCCATCTCGTGGAGCAGGAACGTCACCCGGGGGTCGGTGGGCTCGAGGTCGAAGGCGATGTGCAGCCCGAACCCGGCCTGGAGGACGGCCTCGAAGAACAGGCCCGTGGCCGTGAGCGACGCCACCTCCTGGCGGGACAGGGTGACGAGCTGCTCGGGGGTGAGGTCGAGGTCGAGCCCGGCGATGCTGAGGAGCTCGGTGGGCAGGAGCTGGCCGGTGCCCACCTGGCCGGGCACGGCCTCGTCGGGGTCGAGGTACCGGCGGGCGGCGGTCGCCGACAGGCGTCGCACCCGTCGCTCGACGTCCTCCGCCGGAAGGGTCGCCATGGTCATGTAACGGACCGTAACCCATCCTCGGCCATAGATCAACGGCCTGTAACATGTGTCACGTGCCAGCGCCGGCCGTTCCGGGGCGGGCCGCCCACAAGGCCGCCCGCAGGGAGGACCTGATCGACGCGGCCGTCCGGGTCATCCGCCGCGACGGCCCCCGCGTGTCGATCGAGGACGTGGCCCGCGAGGTGGGCGTCACCCGGCCGATCCTCTACCGCTACTTCGGCGACCGCCGAGGCCTGCACCTCGCGCTGGCCGAGCGGTTCGCGCAGCGCCTGACGGCCGAGCTCGACCGGCCGCTGACGAGCGGCGGGCCACCGCGGGACGTCTTCGCCGCGACCGTCGACACCTACCTGGCCTTCCTCGACGAGGACGCCAACGTCTACCGGTTCCTGTTCAGGGGCGGCCTCGGCGACGAGGACCGGGCCTTCGCGCACCACCTCGCCCACCGGATCGCCGAGGTCATGGCGGCCGGGCTGGCGGCGGCCGGTGGCGACCCGTCGGTGGCCGAGGCGTGGGGCCACGCCCTCGTCGGCATGGTCCACATGGCCGGCGACTGGTGGGTGGACCAGCGGCCCATGCCGAGGGAGCGCCTGGTCGAGCTGCTGGTCCTGCTCGGCTGGGACGGCATGGGTGGGGGCGGCCGGCCCCGTCCGTAGGCTCCGCCCATGGCGACCGCCTGCACCCATCTCGACCAGGTCCACGACGTCACCGCCGGCACCGACGGGTGCGAGGAGTGCCTGGCCACCGGCGGGCGGTGGGTGTCGCTGCGGATGTGCCTGTCCTGCGGCCACGTCGGTTGCTGCGACTCGTCGCCCGGCCGCCACGCCACCGCCCACTTCCGCTCGACCGCCCACCCGGTGATGCGCTCGGCCGAGCCGGGCCAGGACTGGGGCTGGTGCTACGTCGACGAGGTCATGCTGTAGCGCGGTGGCGCTCGACCCGTCCGACCTGGCCGTCCTCGTCTCCCGGCTCACGGGGGTGGCCGAGGAGATGGGCGCCGTGCTCCGGCGGGCGGCGTTCAGCCCCAACATCAAGGAGCGGGCCGACTGCTCGGCCGCCCTGTTCACCGCCGGCGGCGAGCTCCTCGTGCAGGCCGAGCACATCCCCGTCCACCTCGGGTCGATGCCGGCGTCGGTCCGGGCCGCCATCGACGCGTTCGGGCCCGACGGCATCGCCCCGGGCGAGCAGGTGGCGCTGAACGACCCGTTCGCCGGCGGCACCCACCTGAACGACCTCACGCTCGTCGCCCCCTGCCACGTCGACGGCCGCCTCGTCGGGTGGGCCGCCAACCGGGCCCACCACGCCGACCTCGGCGGCGGCGCGCCCGGGTCGATCCCCGCCGACGCCGTCGAGGTGTTCCAGGAGGGGCTGCGGATCCCGCCCGTCCGGCTGACCGCCGAGGTCGCCGCCGTGCTGTTCGCCAACTCCCGCACGCCCGAGGAGCGCCGGGGCGACCTCGACGCCCAGGTCGGGGCGAACGTGCTGGGCGTCGCCCGCCTGGCCGAGATCGCCGCCACCGGGGCGCCGCTGCACGAGGTCGTCGACTACGGCGAGCGCCGCATGCGGGCCGCCCTCGCCGCCCTGCCCGACGGCACGTGGCGGTTCGAGGACGTGCTCGACTCGTGCGGCCCCCGCCCCGAGCAGCAGCACCCGGCTCGGGTGGTGGTCGCCGTGACGGTGGCCGGCGACGAGGTGACCTTCGACTTCACCGGCACCGACGCCCAGCGGGCCGGCAACGTGAACGCCGTGGAGGCGGTGACCGTCAGCGCCGTCGCCTTCGCCCTGCGGTCGGCCACCGACCCGACCATCCCGGCCAACGGCGGCGCGATGCGGCCGGTGCGGGTGGTGGCGCCGCCGGGGACGGTCGTCGCCGCCTCGCCGCCCGCCGCCGTCGGCGCCGGCAACGTGGAGGTCAGCCAGCGGGTGGCCGACGTGTGCCTCGGGGCCCTCGCCGGCCCGTGCCCCGACCGGGTGCCGGCCGCCGGCCAGGGGACGATGAACAACCTGCTCGTGGGCGGGGCCGGGTGGGTCTACTACGAGACGGTGGCCGGCGGGCAGGGCGGCCGTCCCGGCGGCCCGGCGGGGATGAGCGGCGTGCACACGGCGATGACGAACACGAAGAACACGCCGGTCGAGGCGCTGGAGCGGGCGTTCCCGATGCGGGTGCTGCGCTACCGGCTGCGGCGGGGGAGCGGCGGGGCCGGCGCCTGGCCCGGCGGCGACGGCGTGGAGCGGGACCTGCTCCTGCTCGAGGACGCGACCGTCAGCCTGATCACCGAGCGCCGCGCGTCCCGCCCGTGGGGCCTGGCCGGCGGCGGCCCCGCCGCGCCGGGCGAGAACTGGCTGCTGCCGGCCGGGGACGAGGCGAGGGCCGAGCGCCTGCCGGACAAGTGCACGATCAGGACGAGCGCCGGCGACGTCGTCCGCATGCTCACCCCCGGCGGCGGCGCCTGGGGGTCGCCACGATGAGGCTGCCGCGGGTCGCTGTCACCTACGGAGGTATCACTTCGCTGTCACTCGGGGCAGTTACTCTCGAACTCGAGGGAGGAGCTTGCCGTGGCCCGAAGTGATCTGGTGAAAGCGCTCATGCGTAGTCATCAACAAGGTGACGACGCCGGGTTCCGTAGCGCTGCGCAGGAGCTCATCAAGGAGGAGCGTCGGAAGCGGCACGACCTGGTGGCTGACCAGCTCGAAGCGATTCTCGAGCAAGGAACGCGTTCTCGCCGGCCCCTGCAGGTATCGTCCCTCCGGCCCTTGCCCAAAACCCGAGACGACCTCCCCCTCCTTTCGCTAGAGGAGCCCAGCACTACCTTCCAGGACCTCGTTTTGCCTTCCTCAGTCCAGGACGTACTCGATGGTCTCGTCGAAGAGTTCCGGCAGAGGTCAGCCTTGCGTGCTCACGGCGTATCCCCCCGCTCCAGCCTGCTTCTGGTCGGTCCACCCGGTTGTGGGAAGTCTGCTAGCGCTGAAGCAATCGCGGGTCAACTCGGTCTGCCCGTCGCTCGAGTCCAGCTGGCGACCATAGTGTCGTCCTACTTAGGCGAGACGGCGCGCAATCTCGAGCAAGTCTTCAGCTTCCTCGACGTCGGGTCGTGGGTGTTGTTGTTCGACGAGTTCGACATGCTCGGCCGTGAGCGCGCCGACCGAGCCGACCATGGGGAACTCCGACGCGTCGTCGCAGCGCTGCTGCAGGCGGTCGAAGCTCATCGAGGCGACTCATTGTTCGTCGCCACGTCGAACCATCCCATGCTACTCGATACGGCCGTGTGGAGGCGCTTCGATGAGGTGGTGGCGCTTCCTCCACCCGATGAGCAGGCGCGGGCCGAGATCCTCACCATCAAGTTGCGCTCCGTCAGGAACGAGGTCGACCTTGTCGCTGCCGCGAAACGCATGGATGGCTTCAGCGCAGCGGAAGTCGAATCGGTTGCGCTCGATGCCATCCGACTCATGGTCAGGGACATGGCGAAGGCGGTGGGGGACGAGCACTTGGCATACGGGATCGAGCGGGGGGAGGCGCGACGTCAGATAGTCCACACATCCCAGGGCTAGGTACCGGCCCGCGCGGCGGCCTTCGCCTACTTCGGCTTCGACAAGCGGTCGATCCGGGCGTCCGTCGACCCCGAACGGGCCGTCCCTCACAACGTCGGCACGGCGATCTGTCTGAGCACGGCGTTCGACTTCGCCAACGCGCCCGCGATCTGACGATGAGGCATCAACAGCGCGAGCGGCCGCTTGGTATCGAGCCGCATCTCGTGGTCGTGTTCGAGCTGGGGGCTCCTCTCGATGCCGACGAGTTTCGGAGAGCTGGGCTCACGGTGGTGGACTCTTCCCGCAGCCGCCTCGTGGTGGCCTTCGCTGACGATCCTGAGCTCGCTGCGTTCCACGAACGGCTTGATGCTCTCGAAGGGGGGATCCCGGAAGGCCAGAAGCATGAGCCCTACGCAGGGTTCTTTGACGCCATCGAAGAGCTCAGGCCGCTCGGTCCGGAAGACCGACTCGCGGATGAGGCGCGGGACGCGATCAGGGCGCACGCGCCGGCTTCCGAGCTTCGGCTCGACATCGAGTGCTGGCATCCGGGCGAGCCAAATCGGGCGCGGGAGTGGCTGGCCGAGGTGCGGACGGCTGTCGAGGCGGCTGAGGGCCGGTTCGTTGACTCGATGGCGAACGACGGCGTCGGGCTTCTCTTGGCCCGGGTCTACCTGCCTGCCGGCCGCGTCATGGATCTGGCTCAGCTCGATGTGGTCGCGCGAATCGACGTGCTGCCCATCCCGGTGGTCTCCGTGCCGCAGCTGTTCGATACGAGGATCGACGATCTACCGGACATCCTGCCGCCAGCAGACGGCGCGCCCGTTGTAGGTCTCGTGGACTCCGGCGTAGCGTCAGCGCATGAGCTGCTTGCGGGAGCCGTAGTCGCATCGGACGCACTCGCGACCGGGATCGACGACGACCAGGACGAGCATGGACACGGCACGATGGTCGCCTCGATCCTCCTCCATGGCGATGTCCTCCAAGCGATCGCTCGGGGGTTGCCCCTTCGGCCAATGTGTCGGATCGCGTCAGCCCGCGTCCTTGATCGACGCAACCTCTTCCCGGACGAGGACCTTTGGGAGCGTGACCTCGAAGAAGCGATCATCTGGTGCGTCAACCAGGGCGCCTCGATTCTTAATTTGTCGCTCGGCGACGGACGATCACCATTTCGACCGCCTCGTCAAATGACAGCCGCGGCTGTGGTGGATGACCTCGCTCGGAGGTACGGCCTTGTTGTGATCATCGCTGCGGGCAACACACGCCCTGCCGACTACATCGACGTGACAGACGAGTCGGCCGCGATCGCGTATCCGGCCGCCATGCTGAAGGCGGAGGCAGCTCGGCTCATCGATCCAGCCACGTCAATGTTGGCGCTCACAGTGGGTGGCATGACCGAGGCCGCCGCTGCTGGCGGACTGAGCGGCGCCGAGACGGTGCGCCGCATTCCGATGGGACGTCCCGGGTGGCCATCGCCCATCACGAGGACCGGCCCAGGTCCTGGCGGTGCTGTCAAGCCGGAGATGGTGCATCGGTCTGGCACTCTCGGGATCGAGGAGGGGCGGCTCGTATCGAACGACGCCGAACTGGGCGTTGTGGGCGCGCGCGCCGCCGCTGGACGACTGCTCAGCTGGGATGTGGGCACGAGCTACGCCGCCCCGGCTGCGGCGCGCGTGGCCGCCGGCGTGCGATCACGGTTCCCGGAGTTCACTCCCGAGGCGACGAGGTCGCTCATGCTCCTGTCGACGGAGCGGTTGCCGCTCGCCGACGAGCTCGAGGGAACACCCTCTGCCCGGCTCGAGGGCGAGCGACTACTCGTTGGCTATGGCAAGCCCTCTTTAGCTCGAGCGATCCAGTCGACTACCCACCGAGCGGTTCTCGTTGCCGCTGCGGAGATCCCCCTCGACGGTGTGCACATCTACGAGGTGCCCGTACCCTCAAGCTTCCTGCTGTCCGGCGGTATTCGTGGCATCGACATCGCGCTCGCCTTCTCGCCGCGTACCCGTGTAAGGCGGCTCGACTACATGGCCAGCCGGATGGAGTTCCATCTCGTCAAGGGGTTGTCGCTAGACGAGACCGCCGAGGTGTTCGCCAGAGTCGAAGGCGAGGATCTCGACGATGAAGCCATCGCGAGGGAGGCCCACGACACCGGGTCACCCGGTGATGAGGCCCCCGTCGCCGGTGGGCGCCCGCCGACACCTTCCGAGCTGAGGTCACATCTTGTGCGACTTGATCCACCGACGCAGGTTCGATCACGCGGAGCCAATCAACTTGGCCGGAGGGTCTTCGCGCAGCGACTGGACGCGGATCGCGATTGTCCGATGTTCCTCGTGGTCCGCAACATAAACCGATGGGAGGACGTCACGGCGAGCGAGCCGTACGCCCTCTCGGTGGCGCTGTGGCGGGACGAAGGTCATCACGAGCTTCACGCCGAGCTTGAGGCGCAACTTGAGGCGATCATCGAGCTCCCAGTCGAGGTGGAACTCGAGCTGTGATCTGCGAGTGGCCATCGCCGCACGGCGACCCGAACCGGCAGATCGACACATGCACGTTCGTCTAACGACGAACTGCGCGTCCGGCGGCGACGCGCAACCCGCACGTTTCCCGAAGACAAACCTGCAAGTATGCCGGTTGGGCGGTCCGCGAGCGCGTCGACGTGGTCGAAAACGTGAGGGGAGCGCCGCTGGTGGTCATGGGCGTGAGTGGTTGAGGTGTCGGAAGGCGTCGCAAGTGGCGGGGTTCGCAGTCATCGGGCGACGACGGGACTCGATGGCGGAATCGCCGAACGCTCGCAGGCGGGCGGCGACCGGCGACTCGACTGGCGGTACATCGGGCACGCTCCGCGCCAGCCTGTGGTGGTCGGCCTGGGACACCATGACCACGCATTGCGCTCCGCGGCGGGATCGCCTCCGCCCTGGGCCGGTCCTGACCAGCTGACCGGCGCGCGAACCTGGGGGGGTGGACGGCAACGGGCAGGGCGAGGCGCCGCTGGACCTGCTGGTGTGGGACGCGCCGAACGTCGACATGACGCTGTCGAACGTGATCGGCGCCCGGCCGTCGCCGGCGTCGCGGCCCCGCTTCGACGCCATCGGCCGGTGGTTCCTCCAGGCGGCCGGCGACCGCGACGTCGAGGCGTGCGTGTTCACCAACGTCCAGCCGGGCACGGCCGGCAACCTGCGGGGCTGGGTGGAGGCCGTCCGGGGCTTCGGCTACTCCGTGTTCGCCAAGCCGAAGCTCCAGCCCGACGACGACATCGACCAAGCCATGCTCGACCACATCGCCGACCGGGCCAGGGCCAGGCGGCTGGTCCGCCTCGTCGTCGCCAGCGGCGACCGCCGCAACTTCCAGGACCCGCTGGAGGACCTGGCCAGGGCGGGGATCGACGTCACCGTCCTGTCCTTCGCCGAGGTCGCCACCTACGCCCAGGCGTCGGACGTGCTCACCTTCGTCGACCTCGAGGACGTCCCCGGCGCGTTCACCGCCCCGCTCGACCGGGTCCGCCTCGACCGGCTCCCGCCCGAGGGCGCCTGGCTGCGGCCGACCCGCCCCCTGCGCGAGCTCCTCGCCGCCGGCTGACCGGCTGACCGGCTGACCGGCGCCGACGCCCGACGCGGCGACGCAGCCGGGGTCGACGACGACCGCCGGCTGCGCCGCGTGCCGCTGTGG from Acidimicrobiales bacterium includes these protein-coding regions:
- a CDS encoding NYN domain-containing protein — translated: MDGNGQGEAPLDLLVWDAPNVDMTLSNVIGARPSPASRPRFDAIGRWFLQAAGDRDVEACVFTNVQPGTAGNLRGWVEAVRGFGYSVFAKPKLQPDDDIDQAMLDHIADRARARRLVRLVVASGDRRNFQDPLEDLARAGIDVTVLSFAEVATYAQASDVLTFVDLEDVPGAFTAPLDRVRLDRLPPEGAWLRPTRPLRELLAAG
- a CDS encoding acyl carrier protein, yielding MRVDGTVLRRGAHVELLALVPHLYRPLHEALCVPEVADTWRPRGRLVPSYEWERFLLDGLHLGAVVRSASTHELVGLVELRDLQPIDRHAYLDAAAVRGHQGSGLLAEGVVLFLDEVFARGEAWKVYLLLGEGSRERVGSALGDLLTVEAVLRGHVVLQGRRQDVTVASVTADEYGERLARRPDLAALSPSGWRTVAAPAGGAGRPLVAVLADLSGRDPADVAPDAPLRALAVDSLAALELLVAVEAAAGRPVPDDLLGTVDTVGELLGWVEALR
- a CDS encoding hydantoinase B/oxoprolinase family protein — translated: MALDPSDLAVLVSRLTGVAEEMGAVLRRAAFSPNIKERADCSAALFTAGGELLVQAEHIPVHLGSMPASVRAAIDAFGPDGIAPGEQVALNDPFAGGTHLNDLTLVAPCHVDGRLVGWAANRAHHADLGGGAPGSIPADAVEVFQEGLRIPPVRLTAEVAAVLFANSRTPEERRGDLDAQVGANVLGVARLAEIAATGAPLHEVVDYGERRMRAALAALPDGTWRFEDVLDSCGPRPEQQHPARVVVAVTVAGDEVTFDFTGTDAQRAGNVNAVEAVTVSAVAFALRSATDPTIPANGGAMRPVRVVAPPGTVVAASPPAAVGAGNVEVSQRVADVCLGALAGPCPDRVPAAGQGTMNNLLVGGAGWVYYETVAGGQGGRPGGPAGMSGVHTAMTNTKNTPVEALERAFPMRVLRYRLRRGSGGAGAWPGGDGVERDLLLLEDATVSLITERRASRPWGLAGGGPAAPGENWLLPAGDEARAERLPDKCTIRTSAGDVVRMLTPGGGAWGSPR
- a CDS encoding TetR/AcrR family transcriptional regulator, with the protein product MPAPAVPGRAAHKAARREDLIDAAVRVIRRDGPRVSIEDVAREVGVTRPILYRYFGDRRGLHLALAERFAQRLTAELDRPLTSGGPPRDVFAATVDTYLAFLDEDANVYRFLFRGGLGDEDRAFAHHLAHRIAEVMAAGLAAAGGDPSVAEAWGHALVGMVHMAGDWWVDQRPMPRERLVELLVLLGWDGMGGGGRPRP
- a CDS encoding diiron oxygenase, which gives rise to MTMATLPAEDVERRVRRLSATAARRYLDPDEAVPGQVGTGQLLPTELLSIAGLDLDLTPEQLVTLSRQEVASLTATGLFFEAVLQAGFGLHIAFDLEPTDPRVTFLLHEMGEETRHSRLFVRLLDQVEQLEPRARNPFADGLFAQVMRRAIRLVVRHPAMLYTMVLAGEEIPDLIQKRASEHPDTDPFVRAVNTYHRQEEARHMSFARAVLPEVWERARPLDRWLTRHAAPVMIGIMFATLTHPGVYAAAGLPGRATWRATLTAGPRVQLRHDATRPVLKALQDAGAVGRRVPRGWRRLCGL
- a CDS encoding ATP-binding protein, producing the protein MARSDLVKALMRSHQQGDDAGFRSAAQELIKEERRKRHDLVADQLEAILEQGTRSRRPLQVSSLRPLPKTRDDLPLLSLEEPSTTFQDLVLPSSVQDVLDGLVEEFRQRSALRAHGVSPRSSLLLVGPPGCGKSASAEAIAGQLGLPVARVQLATIVSSYLGETARNLEQVFSFLDVGSWVLLFDEFDMLGRERADRADHGELRRVVAALLQAVEAHRGDSLFVATSNHPMLLDTAVWRRFDEVVALPPPDEQARAEILTIKLRSVRNEVDLVAAAKRMDGFSAAEVESVALDAIRLMVRDMAKAVGDEHLAYGIERGEARRQIVHTSQG
- a CDS encoding S8 family peptidase: MVVFELGAPLDADEFRRAGLTVVDSSRSRLVVAFADDPELAAFHERLDALEGGIPEGQKHEPYAGFFDAIEELRPLGPEDRLADEARDAIRAHAPASELRLDIECWHPGEPNRAREWLAEVRTAVEAAEGRFVDSMANDGVGLLLARVYLPAGRVMDLAQLDVVARIDVLPIPVVSVPQLFDTRIDDLPDILPPADGAPVVGLVDSGVASAHELLAGAVVASDALATGIDDDQDEHGHGTMVASILLHGDVLQAIARGLPLRPMCRIASARVLDRRNLFPDEDLWERDLEEAIIWCVNQGASILNLSLGDGRSPFRPPRQMTAAAVVDDLARRYGLVVIIAAGNTRPADYIDVTDESAAIAYPAAMLKAEAARLIDPATSMLALTVGGMTEAAAAGGLSGAETVRRIPMGRPGWPSPITRTGPGPGGAVKPEMVHRSGTLGIEEGRLVSNDAELGVVGARAAAGRLLSWDVGTSYAAPAAARVAAGVRSRFPEFTPEATRSLMLLSTERLPLADELEGTPSARLEGERLLVGYGKPSLARAIQSTTHRAVLVAAAEIPLDGVHIYEVPVPSSFLLSGGIRGIDIALAFSPRTRVRRLDYMASRMEFHLVKGLSLDETAEVFARVEGEDLDDEAIAREAHDTGSPGDEAPVAGGRPPTPSELRSHLVRLDPPTQVRSRGANQLGRRVFAQRLDADRDCPMFLVVRNINRWEDVTASEPYALSVALWRDEGHHELHAELEAQLEAIIELPVEVELEL
- a CDS encoding UBP-type zinc finger domain-containing protein; this translates as MATACTHLDQVHDVTAGTDGCEECLATGGRWVSLRMCLSCGHVGCCDSSPGRHATAHFRSTAHPVMRSAEPGQDWGWCYVDEVML